A portion of the Canis lupus baileyi chromosome 38, mCanLup2.hap1, whole genome shotgun sequence genome contains these proteins:
- the LOC140626680 gene encoding large ribosomal subunit protein eL39-like, which yields MWLTVIAISSHKTFRIKRFLAKKQKQNRPIPQWIRMKTGNKIRYNSKRRHWRRTKLGL from the coding sequence ATGTGGTTGACTGTGATCGCCATATCTTCTCACAAGACTTTCAGAATCAAGCGATTcctggccaagaaacaaaagcagaatcgtCCCATTCCCCAGTGGATTCGgatgaaaactggtaataaaattAGGTACAACTCCAAGAGGAGGCACTGGAGAAGAACCAAGCTGGGTCTATGA